One region of Roseiconus lacunae genomic DNA includes:
- a CDS encoding DNA gyrase/topoisomerase IV subunit A, whose product MAKRRPRKSANKNGKSLFDSVDESLLQAIPLRQAAQERYLNYSLSVITSRALPDVRDGLKPVQRRTLYTMHQQGLSATAKHRKCAKVVGDVMGNYHPHGDSSIYEALVRMAQPFSMRMPLIDGSGNFGSVDGDNAAAMRYTECRMTPIASEVLADLATRTVPFKANYDGTREEPVVLPSRLPNLLLNGTTGIAVGMATNIPPHNLKEICAALLKLLRDPEIKDYQLVANDAIQGPDFPTGGQIINTKEELREIYQNGQGTIKLRGTAKEGEQSTRSNRILQIDSIPYGVNKALLVERMAELVFDGKLPLVTEVRDLSTDEIRIDLFLKKDADESKVLAFLYKHTDLQKNFSVNMTCLVPTENPELGTPERLSLKEMLWHFLHFRLEVVTRRLENELAALERRLHILEGFALIFDALDEIIKIIRNSDGKADAATKIMKRFPAEEGGLDEDQTDAILELKLYRLARLEINLIRDELKDKNKRARQIRKLLREDTQDTNASGRWKIVREEIESLVTTYGKDQTSRRLSAIDSNETEIEYSEEDFIVAEDCHVLVTRDGWVKRQKQIADPSKSRLRQGDEVLAVLAGDTRATIGFFSSLGVCYTTRFIDLPASTGFGEPIQKLFKMKDGERIVSVMSFDPRVVGGNIHEDPKHPDYCPEIHALAASTNGFALRFGLAPYAEPSTRSGRRYARVATDASIVDVIAISGSEVILAVSNQCRAIVCDSEEVNYLSGPGKGVTLIRLAKDDELLGFKASSGDRDLLTVETNRGAKKTISTAKYRKTSRGGRGVEIQKNGKIAKILSPPPAAPEPFEDS is encoded by the coding sequence GTGGCAAAACGACGTCCCCGTAAATCGGCGAACAAGAACGGAAAGTCACTCTTTGATTCCGTCGATGAGTCGCTGTTGCAAGCGATCCCGCTTCGCCAAGCCGCCCAGGAACGCTATCTCAATTATTCGCTTTCGGTCATCACCAGCCGCGCGCTTCCCGATGTTCGCGATGGGCTGAAACCGGTCCAGCGACGAACCCTGTACACGATGCACCAGCAGGGACTCAGCGCGACGGCCAAGCACCGCAAATGTGCCAAGGTCGTCGGCGACGTGATGGGTAATTATCACCCCCACGGCGACAGCTCGATTTACGAAGCGTTGGTCCGGATGGCCCAACCGTTCTCGATGCGGATGCCCTTGATCGACGGCAGCGGAAACTTCGGTAGCGTCGACGGTGACAACGCCGCGGCGATGCGGTACACCGAGTGTCGAATGACGCCGATCGCCAGCGAGGTCCTCGCCGATCTGGCCACCCGAACGGTGCCCTTCAAAGCCAACTATGACGGGACGCGAGAGGAGCCGGTTGTTCTGCCGAGCCGTTTGCCGAACTTGTTGCTCAACGGCACCACCGGGATCGCCGTCGGGATGGCAACGAACATCCCCCCGCATAACTTGAAAGAGATCTGTGCGGCGCTTTTGAAACTGTTGCGTGACCCTGAGATCAAGGACTATCAGTTGGTCGCCAACGATGCGATCCAAGGTCCTGATTTTCCCACCGGCGGGCAGATCATCAACACCAAGGAGGAGTTGCGGGAGATTTACCAAAACGGTCAGGGCACGATCAAACTGCGAGGCACGGCAAAGGAAGGCGAGCAGTCGACCCGCTCGAACCGTATTCTGCAAATCGATTCGATCCCCTATGGCGTCAACAAAGCCCTGCTGGTCGAGCGGATGGCGGAGCTTGTCTTTGACGGCAAGCTCCCGCTGGTGACCGAAGTTCGTGACCTCTCGACCGACGAAATTCGCATCGATCTGTTCTTAAAGAAGGACGCGGATGAATCCAAGGTGTTGGCGTTCTTGTACAAGCACACCGACTTGCAGAAGAACTTCAGCGTCAACATGACCTGTTTGGTGCCGACCGAGAATCCCGAACTCGGAACGCCAGAGCGGCTGTCGCTCAAGGAGATGCTTTGGCACTTCCTGCACTTCCGACTTGAGGTTGTGACGCGTCGGCTCGAGAACGAACTCGCCGCACTCGAACGCCGCTTGCACATCCTGGAAGGTTTCGCACTGATCTTCGATGCCCTCGATGAGATCATCAAGATTATCCGCAATTCCGATGGTAAGGCGGACGCCGCGACAAAGATCATGAAGCGGTTTCCGGCCGAAGAAGGCGGACTCGACGAAGACCAAACCGATGCGATTTTGGAACTCAAACTGTACCGGTTGGCGCGATTGGAAATCAACTTGATCCGGGACGAGTTAAAAGACAAGAACAAGCGCGCCCGGCAGATCCGCAAATTGCTGCGTGAAGACACCCAGGATACGAACGCTTCTGGACGCTGGAAAATCGTTCGCGAAGAGATCGAATCGTTGGTCACGACGTATGGCAAGGACCAGACGTCGAGACGTCTGTCGGCGATCGATTCCAACGAAACGGAAATCGAATACAGCGAGGAAGACTTTATCGTCGCCGAAGACTGCCACGTGCTGGTGACACGCGATGGTTGGGTCAAACGGCAAAAGCAAATCGCCGATCCGTCCAAAAGTCGTCTCCGTCAGGGGGACGAAGTTTTAGCGGTCCTGGCCGGTGACACTCGGGCGACGATTGGGTTCTTTTCTTCCCTGGGGGTTTGTTACACCACGCGGTTTATCGATCTGCCGGCATCGACCGGATTTGGCGAACCGATTCAAAAGCTGTTCAAAATGAAAGACGGCGAACGAATCGTGTCCGTGATGTCATTTGATCCCCGCGTCGTCGGCGGCAACATTCACGAGGACCCGAAGCATCCCGATTACTGTCCCGAGATCCATGCGCTCGCCGCATCGACCAACGGGTTTGCGTTGCGATTTGGTCTCGCACCGTATGCCGAGCCGTCAACCCGCAGCGGTCGCCGCTATGCCCGCGTGGCAACGGACGCATCGATCGTTGATGTGATCGCGATCAGCGGTAGCGAGGTCATCTTGGCGGTATCCAATCAATGCCGGGCGATCGTCTGCGACAGCGAAGAGGTCAATTACCTCTCCGGACCGGGAAAAGGTGTGACATTGATTCGGTTGGCAAAGGATGACGAATTATTGGGCTTTAAAGCCAGTTCGGGAGACCGTGATTTACTGACGGTTGAAACCAACCGCGGCGCGAAGAAGACGATCAGCACCGCCAAGTATCGCAAGACCAGTCGTGGCGGTCGCGGCGTTGAGATTCAAAAGAACGGAAAAATCGCAAAGATTCTCTCTCCGCCCCCGGCCGCACCCGAGCCGTTCGAAGACTCCTGA
- a CDS encoding DNA gyrase/topoisomerase IV subunit B yields the protein MAKKYNAEAIVALEGLEPVRKRPGMYIGGVSSAGLHHLIWEIVDNSVDEAMNGHASEITVTLHKDGQSVTVSDNGRGIPVDKHPKTKKPALEMVLTVLHAGGKFEGQNYKTAGGLHGVGASVVNALSKSLTAIVRRDGAQYKMEFERGVPQGKLQKLKGAVRGTGTSISFAPDPQIFPKTTFDAATIRARLETASFLHRGVKVVFHNEVDNVKETFLHEQGIVDYLAAVLKERKAKPIHESPFTHSVDDDIRLEVAMQWTESTDEHVRSYVNGIPTGSGGTHENGYRGGLNKAVRNYIDTHNLTPRGVKITHEDIREGMVAIVSIFISEPQFQGQTKDRLNNPEAHSLVESAVRSEIEQWMNSNRSIADAIIARIIAAARARAASRAASEAVSRKGGSKRTMLPGKLSDCVSGGKMESELIIVEGDSAGGTAKQCRDRNYQAILPLRGKVLNTESATLKKILDNREIQDVVASLGCGIGPKLDVAQLRYGRIILLADADSDGHHITTLLLTFFYRHMPQLISDGRLFIAVPPLYRIDIGKETHWAKDDAHREEILSEHNGRAKPEITRFKGLGEMMPKVLWETTLDPANRQLLRVEVDDQLETDRVISDLMGRDASARFRFIMDRAGDAEVDV from the coding sequence ATGGCAAAGAAATACAACGCCGAAGCGATCGTCGCTCTGGAAGGGCTCGAACCGGTCCGAAAGCGTCCCGGCATGTACATCGGTGGTGTCAGTAGCGCCGGGCTGCATCACTTGATTTGGGAAATCGTCGACAATTCGGTCGACGAGGCGATGAATGGTCATGCGAGCGAGATCACCGTCACGCTGCACAAGGATGGTCAGTCGGTGACCGTTTCTGACAACGGTCGAGGCATCCCTGTCGATAAGCACCCCAAAACGAAAAAGCCGGCGTTGGAAATGGTACTCACGGTACTGCACGCGGGCGGGAAATTCGAAGGCCAGAACTACAAGACCGCCGGTGGTCTGCACGGCGTCGGCGCTTCGGTCGTCAACGCGCTCAGTAAATCGTTAACTGCCATCGTCCGTCGCGACGGTGCTCAGTACAAAATGGAATTTGAACGCGGGGTGCCTCAAGGCAAGCTGCAGAAACTTAAAGGGGCGGTCCGTGGTACCGGAACGTCGATCAGCTTCGCACCCGACCCGCAGATCTTTCCCAAGACGACGTTCGACGCGGCCACGATCCGGGCTCGTTTGGAGACGGCTAGTTTTCTGCATCGTGGTGTCAAAGTTGTCTTTCATAACGAAGTTGACAACGTCAAAGAGACGTTTCTGCACGAGCAGGGCATCGTCGATTATCTGGCCGCGGTTCTGAAAGAACGCAAAGCCAAACCGATTCACGAGTCGCCTTTCACCCACTCGGTCGATGATGACATCCGTTTGGAGGTCGCGATGCAGTGGACCGAATCAACCGATGAGCATGTCCGCAGCTACGTCAACGGAATTCCAACCGGCAGCGGAGGGACACACGAAAACGGTTATCGCGGCGGACTAAACAAGGCGGTTCGAAACTATATCGATACCCATAACTTGACGCCCCGCGGCGTGAAAATTACGCACGAAGACATTCGTGAAGGGATGGTCGCGATCGTTTCAATCTTTATCAGCGAACCACAGTTTCAAGGGCAGACCAAAGATCGCTTGAACAATCCGGAAGCACACAGTCTGGTTGAATCCGCGGTACGCAGCGAGATCGAGCAATGGATGAATAGCAATCGATCGATTGCCGATGCCATCATCGCACGGATTATCGCCGCGGCTCGTGCCCGTGCCGCATCACGGGCGGCGTCCGAAGCGGTGTCACGAAAAGGCGGATCGAAACGCACGATGCTTCCTGGGAAACTCAGCGACTGTGTTTCCGGTGGAAAGATGGAATCGGAACTGATCATCGTGGAAGGCGACTCGGCGGGTGGAACTGCCAAGCAATGCCGCGACCGAAACTATCAAGCGATCTTGCCGCTTCGCGGAAAAGTGCTCAATACCGAAAGCGCCACCTTGAAAAAGATTCTCGACAACCGAGAAATCCAAGACGTCGTCGCTTCGCTCGGTTGTGGCATAGGACCCAAATTAGATGTCGCGCAGCTTCGCTATGGTCGGATCATTCTGCTCGCCGATGCGGATTCCGATGGGCACCATATCACCACGCTGTTGTTGACATTCTTTTATCGTCACATGCCGCAACTGATATCAGACGGGCGACTGTTTATCGCCGTCCCGCCGTTGTATCGAATCGACATCGGAAAAGAGACCCATTGGGCCAAAGATGATGCCCACCGTGAAGAGATCCTGTCCGAACATAACGGCCGAGCCAAACCCGAAATCACGCGGTTCAAAGGGCTTGGTGAAATGATGCCGAAGGTGCTTTGGGAAACAACCCTTGATCCTGCGAATCGCCAGTTGCTGCGTGTCGAAGTCGACGATCAGTTAGAAACCGATCGCGTGATCAGTGACCTGATGGGACGAGATGCTTCCGCACGGTTTCGTTTCATCATGGATCGGGCGGGAGACGCCGAAGTCGACGTTTAG